From one Felis catus isolate Fca126 chromosome E2, F.catus_Fca126_mat1.0, whole genome shotgun sequence genomic stretch:
- the LOC109494884 gene encoding metallothionein-4 has translation MDPGECTCMSGGICICGDNCKCTTCNCKTCRKSCCPCCPPGCAKCARGCICKGGSDKCSCCP, from the exons ATGGACCCCGGCGAATGCACCTGCATGTCAG GAGGAATTTGCATCTGTGGAGACAATTGCAAATGCACAACTTGCAACTGTAAAACGTGTCGAAAAA GCTGCTGTCCTTGCTGCCCCCCGGGCTGTGCCAAGTGTGCCCGGGGCTGCATCTGCAAAGGGGGCTCAGACAAGTGCAGCTGCTGCCCCTGA